The genomic interval GTGCGCCCAGCTTTTCCAGCTCACTGGTGACGAGGTACCCAGTGGCCTTCACGATAAACCTGGCGGATGTGCTCCAGCATTACCCGATCAATTTTAAGCGTATCGCCGGCGGCCAGGTCTACGGCTTCAACTGCCGGAATGCGCATGTCATAGTTTTCCCATCCCATGAAATCGATCAGGATGCGCTGGAAGGTGGTATCGACCACGCCATTGATCGGACCATCGTAAAAGCCCCGATCTCTCCAGATCTGCTGCAGCTCGCGGGCAATCTCTGGTGTTACGGGAATCAAGTCTTCAGGTCGTCCAGGTGAAAAATACAACTTATTTAGCTCGTACAGACGGATCAGCTCGTCGATAGGCCGGGGGTGATCATAAACAGAGAGGTCGATGTAGTTGTCGAGGCCGTCGTAGCCGGCCCCTTCGCGCACAACAAGCAAGGCGGCACTCTGCTGGCCCCGTCGGTCGCCCCCGGCTTCCTGACCGGCTTTGAGCGCGGCCAGCAGGCGCTCGGCCAGTGGTCCTTTCGTCTCTTCGAAAGCCCGCGCCATCGCTATGACGGTTGCTTCGGAAACCAGGATGTTACCCTGCGCCGTGTAACCATACCCTGTAACCACGTGCCCTGGCGTGGCAGCCCTGGC from Rhodothermus sp. carries:
- a CDS encoding DUF1028 domain-containing protein, which encodes MMRVRDRLRLSGILLSALAFMLIPVQSAGDRTPLVATFSIVGYDPETGELGVAVQSKFPNVRPIVPWARAGVGAVATQSFAELDYALKGLELMANGATAEEALRIVLRQDEGRQLRQVGMVDAHGNAVSWTGTECFPWAGGRVGQRSGEARAATPGHVVTGYGYTAQGNILVSEATVIAMARAFEETKGPLAERLLAALKAGQEAGGDRRGQQSAALLVVREGAGYDGLDNYIDLSVYDHPRPIDELIRLYELNKLYFSPGRPEDLIPVTPEIARELQQIWRDRGFYDGPINGVVDTTFQRILIDFMGWENYDMRIPAVEAVDLAAGDTLKIDRVMLEHIRQVYREGHWVPRHQ